AATGCCTATGATGTCACCAGCCCATGCTTCTTCGGCAAGCTCGCGGTCGGAGGCTAGGAAGAGTACTGGGTTAGTGATTGCCATCGGCTTTTTGCTGCGCACATGGGTCAGTTTCATCCCACGTTTGAAGTGGCCTGAGGCCATGCGCACAAAGGCCACGCGGTCACGGTGCTTTGGGTCCATGTTGGCTTGGACCTTGAAAACAAAGCCAGAAACTTTGGTTTCTTCGGGGGCGATATTGCGAGGCTCGGCTTTTTGGACCTGCGGCTCGGGGCCGTATTGGCCGATGCCGTTCATGAGCTCTTGGACGCCGAAGCTGTTGATGGCGGAGCCAAACCAAATCGGGGTCATATGGCCTTCAAGGACAGACTGGGGAACGAGCTCAGGGAGCAGTTCGCGGGCCATTTCGACCTCTTCGAGAAGCTTCTCAAGCAGGTGCTTGGGCAAGTGCTCGGCCAGTTTTGGGTCATCTAAGCCTTTGATCTTGATGGATTCAGCAACTTTGTTTCTGTCTGCACGGTCCATCAGCTCAAGGCGGTCATTCAAGAGATCATAGCAGCCCATAAATTCGGAACCGACCCCGATGGGCCAGCTGGCGGGCGTCACGTCTATCGCCAGCATCTCTTGAATTTCGTCAATGATTTCAAAGGTATCGCGGCTCTCGCGGTCCATCTTGTTACAGAAGGTCAGGATCGGAAGGTCGCGTAGGCGGCAGACTTCAAAGAGCTTTTGGGTCTGGCTTTCAACGCCCTTCGCGCCGTCGATAACCATCACCGCAGCGTCGACTGCAGTAAGCGTGCGATAGGTGTCTTCAGAAAAGTCCGAGTGGCCGGGGGTGTCCACAAGATTGAATCGCAAGCCACTGAAATCAAATGACATTGCCGAGGCCGAGACAGAGATACCACGGTCCTTTTCCATCTGCATAAAGTCCGAGCGAGTGCGGCGGGCTTCGCCCTTGGCACGCACTTGTCCGGCCATCTGGATGGCGCCACCATAGAGGAGGAATTTTTCCGTCAGCGTGGTTTTGCCAGCATCGGGGTGCGAGATGATCGCGAAGGTCCGACGACGGGCAATTTCAGCGGGAAGCTTGGGGCGGTTTGAAAGGTCTGTAGCCATGAGCGCGCGTATAGGTAAGGAACGCGGCTTTGGCAAGAATGCTTGCGATTCTAGGGGGGTGAAAAGCGTGCACAAGGCGTGCACAACCCGTGCACCGCCCAAACGGGCGTTCGGCGGCCTTGGGAAAGGTTAATGCCTTGCTGTCAGTCTGCTTCAAAACACCGTGAGGAGAGACCATGACACAGGCGACGAGAGACAAGGCCGAGCGCGAAATGATGATGGAGCTGCGCGCGCTTCAGGAGACGCTCAAGGCGGAGTGGATCGACACTGCGCTGCCCGAAGACTGGCACGGGCTAGAGGACAGGCCAATTGCCCGCGCCAAGACGCGGGTCACTGTGCGGCTGGATGCGGATATGGTGCGCTGGTTTCGCAAAATTGGGCCAGGCTATGGCGCACGCATCAACCAGATATTGCGGCTCTACTGGCTTGGGCTTGCGTCAGGGAAGGTGCGGGGGCACTGGGACGACGCTTCCCATGTACCACGTTTTGAGCGGTATATGGAGGGCAAGATCGCACGCCAAATTGAACAGATGGAGCGGCGACGGGCTGCGGAGACAGAAGGCTAACCGCCGCGGGACGCGAGCAGTAGCAACTTGGCTGCATCGGGGCGGTTTAACAGATTGGCTCCGACTTCAAACTCGCCATGATTGCGGGCAGCATGGCCTGCGAGTGTTCCGCTGAGGGTTTCGGCGACATGGTCGGGCAGGGCGGAGCGGGTGCGCGGATCAATCAGCAGGGTCTCGGCGGCGATGCCTTCAGCGAAGACAATTTGATGGTTCTCAAAGAGGATTTGAAAGTAGTCGACAAACCCGCCTTCCTGAACAAAAACGCTCTCGCCGTTGACGAGGTGGCGCGCCTTAAGCAGCACTTCTGCACGGCCTGCTCCGAGCTTGTCTTCGCGCTGGTAGACAAAGAGGCGGTGGTCTGGGGAGACGAGAAGATCGTTCTCGTTGTGAAGCGTGCCCTTTGTGATCATCACAGGGGCGAAATCACCTATCGCGCGGACGGTGTGATGACCGATCCAGCGGATTTCTTGTGGGCCATCGTCCCGTGTGAGGAGTTTGTCTCCGATTTTGAGGGCTTCGACGGCGCGTTGTTCGCCTGTGGCAAGGCTCAGGCGTGTGCCGCGTGTGAAGGAGACACAGGCCACCTGAGCAAAGCGCAGAGGGGCGTTTTCTGCATCTATTCCGACGAGGCGATAGTCTTCTTTTGGCTCAAGCGGTGCGAGGGGCATCGCATAGACCTGAGCAACATGGCCTTCATCATTGACCTCAACCAGAAGGAGCACTTCGATGGCTTGGCTTTGGGCATCCATCAGGGTGATGCAGCTGTCGAGCACAACGGTTGCGCCGATTTTGCCTATTTGAGTGTTGTCGCCAATGCGGAAGTGCCCGTTTTCCAACGCGTGTAGACCAAGGCGAAGGGGGGCAGCTTCGGCCGCGAGCTGATAATAATCGTCAAGCATGAGATCGGCGGCAAAGCTCAAGTTATCGCCAAAGTTGGCTCCGCCTGAGACTGGCATCATGGGCGCAGGATAGACTTGCAGGGCTTGGGCCGTTTCACTCATAATCTTGAACACTCTTCACGCGGGGAACACTGCAAAACGCTAGTATAGGATTGGGGCAAAAGCGCGGCAAGTCTGCGTCTCTGCTCTGGCCTTTGAGGGTGTTTTGGGGTTTTGTGCGGGCGAACAATTAGGAGAGTGCGACATGGACTTGGGAATTGCTGGTAAGAAGGCGCTTGTTTGCGCATCATCCAAGGGCTTGGGCCGTGGCTGCGCCGAGGCGCTGGCCGAAGCGGGCGTGAACCTTGTTATGAACGCGCGTGGCGCGGAGGTTTTGGAAGCTGTTGCTGCTGATATTGCTGGGAAATATGGTGTTGAAGTTACCACTGTGGCGGCGGATGTGACCACCGAAGAGGGGCGTGCAAAAGTGCTCGCCGCGGCGGGGGATGTGGACATCCTTGTGACCAATGCAGGCGGCCCACCTCCAGGCATGTGGACCGACTGGGGCCGCGACGATTTTGTTGCGGCGCTGGATGCAAATATGCTGACGCCAATTGCTTTGATGCAGGCCCTCGTGCCGCACATGCAAGCGCAAGGCTGGGGCCGTGTTGTGAACATCACCAGCCAGTCTGTGAAAGCGCCTATTCCTGTGCTGGGCTTGTCAAACTCAGCGCGTGCAGGGCTGACAGGCTTTGTGGCGGGTACGGCGCGTCAGGTTGCGCCATCTGGTGTCACGATCAACAACTTGCAGCCCGGGATTCACGCTACAGATCGTGCGGTTTCGCTGGATGCGGGGGTGGCGAGTGCGCAGGGTATCAGTTCTGAGGAGGCGCAAAAGCAGCGCGAGGCGACCATTCCGACGCGGCGCTACGGCACGGCGGAAGAGTTTGGCGCAACATGTGCATTCCTGTGCTCTCAGCACGCGGGTTTTATCGTTGGTCAGAATATTTTGCTGGATGGCGGTGCTGTTAACTCCACCATGTAAGAGTTTGTTATAAATATTTATTTGCGCGCTGGTGGCTTGGGAATTAGCTTCTGGCGCGCAAGTGTTTTTATGATCTCGATTCCGAAAGATTCATTGCCGTGTTTGCCGTCTTCATGGGCGAATTTGGCAGGGAGTGTGCCTGATTTATCCGCAAGATCGGTGTTTGGGTCATAGAGCGGCAGGCCGCGGTCGCGGATGAGCTGGCTTAGGGCGTCATTGAGAGCGTGCAGCAGTGGGTTGTCTTCAAATTGGGGCGGAGTCACGACAACGAGTGGCGCGCTTGCTGCTATGCTTGCGAGGCCATCAAGCGCCTCTGCGCGTGCGTCTTCGAGCCAAGCGGTGAGAAAGGCAGGCGAGAGGAGGGTTTCGGCGGATCTGGAGGGCACGTGGCTGAGGCCAAGTTTGTTCAAGCGCATTTCGGTGAGGAATTGCGAGCTATGATAGCCGATGCTCGCTACGACGGGCGTGCCAGATGTGAGAGGGGTGGCGCTACCGACTGCCTTGGCTAAACTCTCGATCTTTTGGCGGGCTCGAAAGCGTTTTGAGGACAGGGATCCGTCTGCTTGCAGGCGCATGACCCCGTCGCGCCATGCCGCGGCGGAAGTGGCGAAGCTGATGCAGTCATATCCAAAAGCCTTGGCCCCAAGGGCGAGTGCGCGGGCGTGGCTGTCCCCGACGACAATCAGCCGACTCATGCTTTGGCGCCCTGATCGAGCAAGATTTCTTCGCATGCGAGCTCTTCTGCGGCAGCCTCGGCAGCGACACCTGCGCGGCGGCGGGCTTCGGCCTCATCTTTTGGCAGTTGGGATTTTGAAAATCGCATGCCACGAAAGAAGTGTTCCATCACCAGCGCGACGCCTTCTGGCGCGACCGAGCGCATATTGGGCGCAAAAAACTGGGCGCGGGTCGGGGGCGCTGCAATGATTTCGTAACTTGGGAAATAGTCTATGTCTTTGGCCATTTCAGAGAGATCACCCGCGACGGCGCGCAAGACGGACTTGGAATACTGGGTCGCGAGCAGAACGTGATGGCCAGTCGCTGTGGCGGTGAGCGGTACCGGGGAGACCGTAAGCAGGATTTTGATCTCAGGATTGAGGGCGCGCAATCCGCGGACAGCGGATTTCATCGATTTCATGATCTGGGGGTAGCGGTAATTGACGAAGCTGTGTTGGGCTGCGTCATAGGAGCCTGCGAGAGTTCCGGGGCAGAGCGCGTAGGGCTGGCCTGTTTCGGCGTGCTCAAAACCTTCGGTGAGACCCATGGTGAAGACAAAGACTTGGGCTTCGCGAACAGAGCGGCCAAAGGCGCGGGCCGTGTTCTGAAGCATTTCGAGGCAGTCTGCTTGGGAGTCGAACCCTTCAGGCTCTATTGCTGGCCGCAGAGAGTCGCGGAAGCGGCCTTCATTCTCCCATATCTCGATGGCGGCGCAACGCTCGGGCTTTTGGGCCAATGCGACCCAAAGCTCTAGCATCCGTGCCGTATAAATATTGGCGGTGCGGGAGGAGTAAACGCCATAGCCAAAGCGTGCGGCAACCTCTGTTGTGGCTGAGGCGGGGGCAGGTTCTGCATTGACCCAGGGTTTTCCGTTGGCTTGCACCGCACGAGAGATGTGCTGGGCAAAGCAGCTGCCGTAGGTTGCGAATGCGGCGTTTGTGGGGAGCTTCCATTTTGAGCGGAAGAGGCCGTCATAGCCCCATATGCCAGTTTCTGCGACAGCTGTTCGCCAGAACGCCGACGGGGGCTGTGAAGAATAGGGGGTATCACTCATAAACTGGCCTCAACTTTTGGAGCAGTTTCCGACATGGACCAAGCGCGGTCAAGCGGAGCGTAAGGCAAGAGAGAGGTTTGAGCGATGAGCAAGCTTTGGCAGGGCTCGTTGCGAAAGGAAGAATTGTCCCAAATCGTTAATTTTAGTATGATGAGGGGAGAATGTCGGTGGCGGGGCAGGCGCGCTTGGTATGGCTGTTTCAGCTGCGAGCCAGGCTGCGTCAATAAGTTATTCATTGAAAAGAATATGACGGTATACAAACGCGAATAAATTCAATATTGTGAATAAGACCAAAAACAGGGAGGCGAGATTCGATGTCAGAAAGCTCGGGAATTAAGGCGCCATCGCGCCGCGCTTTTTTGAAAGCAGCGGCGGCGTCTGTACCAGTGGCGGCAGTGGCCGGCACGGCGCATGCGGATGATCCATTGATTACAGAAGTGCAGGAATGGGCCTCGGGCCTTGGAGCAGGGGTGGACGAGACACCTTATGGCCTGCCAATTCAGTATGAAGGCGATGTTATTCGCCGCACTGTAGAGTGGCTGACGGCTGATCAGATCAGCTCGATCAACTTCACGCCGATCCACGCATTGGACGGTACGATCACCCCGCAGGGCTGTGCGTTTGAACGCCATCACTCAGGTGCGATCGAGCTGAAGAAAGAAGATTATCGTTTGATGATCAACGGGTTGGTCGACCAACCTTTGGTTTTCACATACGAAGATCTCGAGCGTTTCCCACGTGAGAACCACGTGTATTTCTGCGAATGCGCGGCAAATACTGGCATGGAGTGGGCTGGCGCCCAACTGAATGGCGCACAGTATACCCACGGTATGATCCACAACATGGAATACACGGGTGTGAGCTTGCGCACGTTGCTTGAAGAAGCTGGCCTTGATGCGGCAGGTGACCTTAAGGACAAGTGGGTTTATGTGGAGGGCGCGGATGCGAGTTCCAACGGCCGCTCAATCCCTATGGAAAAAGCTCTGGATGACTGCCTTGTGGCCTTTAAGGCCAACGGCGAGGCTCTGCGTATGGAGCACGGTTATCCTGTGCGCCTTTGCGTTCCTGGCTGGGAAGGCAACATGTGGGTCAAGTGGCTGCGCCGTATCGAAGTGACGGAAGCCGCTGTAGAAAGCCGCGAAGAGACATCAAAATACACTGACACGCTTGCCGACGGCACGAGCCGCAAGTGGACATGGGAGATGGATGCGAAATCTATCATCACAAGCCCGAGCCCGCAGATGCCGATCAAACACGGCAAGGGC
This genomic window from Lentibacter algarum contains:
- a CDS encoding peptide chain release factor 3 encodes the protein MATDLSNRPKLPAEIARRRTFAIISHPDAGKTTLTEKFLLYGGAIQMAGQVRAKGEARRTRSDFMQMEKDRGISVSASAMSFDFSGLRFNLVDTPGHSDFSEDTYRTLTAVDAAVMVIDGAKGVESQTQKLFEVCRLRDLPILTFCNKMDRESRDTFEIIDEIQEMLAIDVTPASWPIGVGSEFMGCYDLLNDRLELMDRADRNKVAESIKIKGLDDPKLAEHLPKHLLEKLLEEVEMARELLPELVPQSVLEGHMTPIWFGSAINSFGVQELMNGIGQYGPEPQVQKAEPRNIAPEETKVSGFVFKVQANMDPKHRDRVAFVRMASGHFKRGMKLTHVRSKKPMAITNPVLFLASDRELAEEAWAGDIIGIPNHGQLRIGDTLTEGELLRVTNIPSFAPELLQGVRAMDPMKSKHLEKALMQFAEEGAAKVFKPSIGSGFIVGVVGALQFEVLASRIELEYGLPVRFEGSQFKSARWVNGERQDVEKFVNLNKQHIAHDHDGDIVYLTRLQWDIDRVERDHKEIKLTATKEMMV
- a CDS encoding BrnA antitoxin family protein, which codes for MTQATRDKAEREMMMELRALQETLKAEWIDTALPEDWHGLEDRPIARAKTRVTVRLDADMVRWFRKIGPGYGARINQILRLYWLGLASGKVRGHWDDASHVPRFERYMEGKIARQIEQMERRRAAETEG
- a CDS encoding Hint domain-containing protein, with product MSETAQALQVYPAPMMPVSGGANFGDNLSFAADLMLDDYYQLAAEAAPLRLGLHALENGHFRIGDNTQIGKIGATVVLDSCITLMDAQSQAIEVLLLVEVNDEGHVAQVYAMPLAPLEPKEDYRLVGIDAENAPLRFAQVACVSFTRGTRLSLATGEQRAVEALKIGDKLLTRDDGPQEIRWIGHHTVRAIGDFAPVMITKGTLHNENDLLVSPDHRLFVYQREDKLGAGRAEVLLKARHLVNGESVFVQEGGFVDYFQILFENHQIVFAEGIAAETLLIDPRTRSALPDHVAETLSGTLAGHAARNHGEFEVGANLLNRPDAAKLLLLASRGG
- a CDS encoding SDR family oxidoreductase, with product MDLGIAGKKALVCASSKGLGRGCAEALAEAGVNLVMNARGAEVLEAVAADIAGKYGVEVTTVAADVTTEEGRAKVLAAAGDVDILVTNAGGPPPGMWTDWGRDDFVAALDANMLTPIALMQALVPHMQAQGWGRVVNITSQSVKAPIPVLGLSNSARAGLTGFVAGTARQVAPSGVTINNLQPGIHATDRAVSLDAGVASAQGISSEEAQKQREATIPTRRYGTAEEFGATCAFLCSQHAGFIVGQNILLDGGAVNSTM
- a CDS encoding GSCFA domain-containing protein, with product MSDTPYSSQPPSAFWRTAVAETGIWGYDGLFRSKWKLPTNAAFATYGSCFAQHISRAVQANGKPWVNAEPAPASATTEVAARFGYGVYSSRTANIYTARMLELWVALAQKPERCAAIEIWENEGRFRDSLRPAIEPEGFDSQADCLEMLQNTARAFGRSVREAQVFVFTMGLTEGFEHAETGQPYALCPGTLAGSYDAAQHSFVNYRYPQIMKSMKSAVRGLRALNPEIKILLTVSPVPLTATATGHHVLLATQYSKSVLRAVAGDLSEMAKDIDYFPSYEIIAAPPTRAQFFAPNMRSVAPEGVALVMEHFFRGMRFSKSQLPKDEAEARRRAGVAAEAAAEELACEEILLDQGAKA
- the soxC gene encoding sulfite dehydrogenase, translating into MSESSGIKAPSRRAFLKAAAASVPVAAVAGTAHADDPLITEVQEWASGLGAGVDETPYGLPIQYEGDVIRRTVEWLTADQISSINFTPIHALDGTITPQGCAFERHHSGAIELKKEDYRLMINGLVDQPLVFTYEDLERFPRENHVYFCECAANTGMEWAGAQLNGAQYTHGMIHNMEYTGVSLRTLLEEAGLDAAGDLKDKWVYVEGADASSNGRSIPMEKALDDCLVAFKANGEALRMEHGYPVRLCVPGWEGNMWVKWLRRIEVTEAAVESREETSKYTDTLADGTSRKWTWEMDAKSIITSPSPQMPIKHGKGPLVITGLAWSGRGAITRVDVSKDGGKTWETARLAKPGEKMALSRFYLDTTWDGEEMFLQARAMDETGYVQPTKDELREVRGENSIYHNNSIQTWWVQPNGEADNVEVS